One stretch of Amycolatopsis tolypomycina DNA includes these proteins:
- a CDS encoding LacI family DNA-binding transcriptional regulator: MVDRAKPGEQTRTSPPGPRQPSLADVAGMAGVSHMTVSRVVNESGPVRPETRERVLAAVQKLGYRPNTAARALVTGRSGTLGVVALESNLYGPASTLYGIENAAREAGYGVAICSVTRPGRTSIGDAVESLRRQAVEGIVVIAPHVTAGRALAAAPSDIPLVAVGGGEAAPVPVISVDQYDGARLATEHLLSRGHRTVWHLAGPEDWLEARDRERGWRETLESHGARVPAVVRGDWSPRSGYEAGRALVGKRGLKAVFSANDQMALGLLRAFTEAGIRVPEDVHVAGFDDVPEAEFFTPPLTTVRQDFIEVGRRTFGLLEERMAGGDAGARHLVAAELVVRESTGPH; encoded by the coding sequence GTGGTGGACCGGGCGAAGCCGGGGGAGCAGACGAGGACTTCCCCGCCGGGGCCGCGGCAGCCGAGCCTGGCCGACGTCGCCGGCATGGCCGGTGTCTCGCACATGACGGTTTCGCGCGTGGTCAACGAGAGCGGGCCGGTGCGCCCGGAGACCCGCGAGCGGGTGCTCGCCGCGGTGCAGAAGCTCGGCTACCGGCCCAACACGGCCGCGCGGGCGCTGGTCACCGGCCGGTCGGGCACGCTCGGCGTGGTCGCGCTCGAGTCCAATCTCTACGGACCGGCGAGCACGCTCTACGGCATCGAGAACGCGGCCCGCGAGGCGGGCTACGGTGTCGCGATCTGCAGCGTGACGCGCCCGGGCCGGACGTCGATCGGCGACGCGGTGGAGAGCCTCCGGCGCCAGGCGGTGGAGGGGATCGTGGTGATCGCCCCGCACGTGACGGCCGGCCGCGCGCTCGCGGCCGCCCCGTCGGACATCCCCCTGGTGGCGGTCGGCGGCGGCGAGGCGGCGCCGGTCCCGGTGATTTCGGTCGACCAGTACGACGGCGCCCGCCTGGCCACCGAGCACCTGCTGTCCCGCGGTCACCGGACGGTCTGGCACCTGGCAGGCCCGGAGGACTGGCTGGAGGCCCGCGACCGCGAGCGCGGCTGGCGCGAGACCCTGGAGAGCCACGGCGCCCGCGTCCCGGCGGTGGTCCGCGGCGACTGGAGCCCGCGGTCGGGGTACGAGGCCGGGCGCGCGCTGGTGGGCAAGCGGGGGCTCAAGGCGGTGTTTTCGGCCAATGACCAGATGGCGCTGGGGTTGTTGCGGGCGTTCACCGAGGCCGGGATCCGGGTGCCGGAGGATGTGCACGTTGCGGGGTTCGACGATGTGCCGGAGGCGGAGTTCTTCACGCCGCCGTTGACGACGGTGCGGCAGGATTTCATCGAGGTTGGGCGGCGGACGTTCGGGTTGCTCGAGGAGCGGATGGCCGGTGGTGATGCGGGGGCTCGGCATTTGGTGGCTGCTGAGTTGGTGGTTCGGGAGAGTACTGGGCCGCACTGA